Proteins encoded together in one Ferroglobus placidus DSM 10642 window:
- a CDS encoding phenylacetate--CoA ligase family protein encodes MIEDVYKEARRGVYMRRREIEKMKNKRFRAIVRYAFWRSPLYRKKFKEAKVDVDKIRTVEDIAKLPFTTKQELRESYPLKAAAVPKEEIVRIQMSGGTTGQPVIIPYTRKDVEQWKEMMLRAFYLAGITSEDIIQITPAFGLWNGGFGFHFAADAINAFVIPIGPGNTRNQVRFMKDFGTTVLCATASYPLRIAEVANEMGIDVAELPVRKLILGAEPWSDEMRREIERIFDARTYDIPGLTEMGGVGTVGFECPERSGLHMWEDQYVVEIVDPETGEVLEEGEEGEVVYTSLNREAMPLIRYRSGEVSEALGVGCECGIEHMKIKRIRGRVDDMVIYKGAKFYPSDIERILANYGILHYKIEVGNGKIRVIYESEKDFSGEILKDIREFLGFQPEVVRVDVGKIERFEGKAKRLVRV; translated from the coding sequence ATGATCGAAGACGTTTACAAGGAAGCAAGACGCGGAGTGTACATGAGAAGAAGAGAGATCGAAAAGATGAAAAATAAGAGATTCAGGGCTATTGTTAGATACGCTTTCTGGAGATCGCCGTTGTACAGAAAAAAGTTCAAAGAAGCAAAGGTTGACGTGGACAAGATTAGAACGGTAGAGGACATTGCAAAGCTTCCGTTCACAACTAAGCAGGAGTTGAGAGAGAGCTATCCGTTGAAAGCTGCTGCTGTTCCCAAAGAGGAAATCGTAAGAATTCAGATGAGCGGAGGCACCACCGGACAGCCGGTAATAATACCTTACACTAGAAAGGACGTTGAGCAGTGGAAAGAGATGATGCTTAGGGCATTTTACTTAGCTGGAATAACGAGCGAAGACATCATTCAAATAACTCCGGCTTTCGGTTTGTGGAACGGAGGGTTCGGTTTTCACTTTGCAGCCGATGCCATAAACGCGTTCGTCATTCCAATAGGTCCGGGAAACACGAGAAATCAGGTGAGATTCATGAAGGATTTCGGCACAACCGTTCTTTGCGCCACCGCAAGCTACCCTCTGAGAATTGCCGAAGTTGCAAATGAGATGGGAATCGATGTGGCTGAGCTGCCAGTTAGAAAGCTCATCCTCGGAGCCGAACCTTGGAGCGACGAGATGAGGAGAGAAATAGAAAGGATCTTCGACGCGAGAACCTACGACATCCCCGGGCTCACGGAGATGGGAGGGGTCGGAACGGTAGGTTTCGAATGTCCGGAAAGGAGCGGCTTGCACATGTGGGAGGATCAGTACGTAGTGGAGATCGTCGATCCAGAGACAGGAGAAGTGCTCGAAGAGGGGGAAGAGGGTGAGGTTGTTTACACGTCCCTCAACAGAGAGGCTATGCCCCTAATAAGATACAGAAGCGGCGAGGTGAGCGAAGCTCTTGGAGTTGGGTGTGAGTGCGGAATAGAGCACATGAAAATCAAAAGGATTAGAGGGAGAGTCGATGACATGGTAATTTATAAAGGAGCGAAGTTCTATCCGAGCGATATCGAGAGAATCTTAGCTAACTACGGAATCCTCCACTACAAGATAGAGGTTGGAAACGGAAAAATAAGAGTTATTTACGAATCGGAAAAGGACTTCAGCGGAGAAATTTTGAAGGACATTCGAGAGTTTCTCGGATTCCAGCCGGAAGTTGTCAGGGTTGATGTCGGAAAGATTGAAAGGTTTGAGGGTAAAGCTAAAAGGTTGGTGAGGGTATGA